The proteins below come from a single Triticum aestivum cultivar Chinese Spring chromosome 5D, IWGSC CS RefSeq v2.1, whole genome shotgun sequence genomic window:
- the LOC123120545 gene encoding uncharacterized protein — MAGDDDLAALHEQAALASSAAVSASDLDFAFQLQVAEAIQASLRANSNPSSSSSAAAAAAASSPFQSAPVLESSDVAYALAVHAADLARAEEDRLDAQRLREAHAQAAATVRIAAHDAAFARELASIPEDQWARDGDNIERPLDPTKPLFRVFFKGLSSKGVVGPRDRDPGVAVLAVAVCDHQGNVVLRIQKPVEASVGGHMTLEVMALTEGLEAALGLGIQSIKIVTDYRVLYNHLLGIWRPTQKKLAAMIDQVLSVRKKFKQCEVLFVERRQLEYVMKLARESVESQLAKAITVHTGMEMRENCAICLEDTDVSKIHAVEGRAHRFCFSCMKEHVKVKLLHGMLPACPQDGCTKQLTVEGSKVFLSPRLLGIMVQRIREAQIPPTQKIYCPYLKCSALMSLSEVIQPMQESCSKYTVADSATLRKCVKCRGSFCISCRVPWHDRMTCQDYKMMHPHAHSGDAKLENLAERRLWRKCVKCQHMIELAEGCYHMTCVCGYEFCYTCGKEWKDKKPTCSCPLWDERNIIRNDIRANVVRENIQEDEDEYDDDEDDYYVQEGVHYNQGFR; from the exons ATGGCCGGCGACGATGACCTGGCGGCCCTCCACGAGCAGGCAGCcctggcctcctccgccgccgtctccgcctctgACCTCGACTTCGCCTTCCAACTCCAGGTCGCCGAGGCGATCCAAGCATCTCTTCGCGCCAACAGTAACCCCTCCTCTTCCAGCTCTGCCGCCGcagcggccgccgcctcctccccattTCAGTCCGCCCCTGTGCTCGAGTCATCGGACGTCGCATACGCCCTAGCGGTCCACGCCGCGGACCTCGCTCGCGCCGAGGAGGACCGCCTCGACGCCCAGCGCCTCCGCGAGGCCCACGCCCAAGCGGCCGCCACCGTCCGCATCGCGGCCCACGACGCCGCGTTCGCGCGCGAGCTCGCCTCCATTCCAGAGGACCAATGGGCTCGTGACGGCGACAACATCGAGCGCCCCCTCGACCCGACCAAGCCCCTCTTCCGCGTCTTCTTCAAGGGCTTGTCGAGCAAGGGGGTGGTGGGGCCGCGGGACCGGGACCCGGGCGTCGCGGTGCTCGCCGTGGCCGTGTGCGACCACCAGGGAAATGTGGTGCTCAGGATACAGAAGCCGGTGGAAGCATCTGTGGGTGGGCACATGACGCTCGAGGTGATGGCGCTCACCGaaggcctcgaggcggctcttgggtTGGGGATCCAAAGTATCAAGATTGTCACCGATTACAGGGTGCTGTACAACCAT TTGCTTGGAATTTGGCGGCCAACACAGAAGAAGCTTGCAGCTATGATAGATCAGGTCCTGTCAGTGCGAAAGAAATTTAAGCAATGTGAAGTATTATTTGTTGAAAGAAGGCAACTTGAATATGTGATGAAACTAGCCAGAGAATCTGTAGAGTCTCAGCTTGCCAAAGCTATTACTGTGCATACTGGCATGGAGATGAGGGAGAACTGTGCCATCTGCCTTGAAGACACTGATGTTTCTAAAATTCATGCAGTCGAAGGTCGTGCACATCGCTTTTGCTTCTCCTGCATGAAGGAGCATGTGAAAGTTAAGCTACTCCACGGAATGCTCCCAGCTTGCCCCCAAGATGGTTGCACTAAACAGCTGACTGTCGAGGGTTCAAAGGTATTCCTGTCACCGCGACTCTTAGGGATCATGGTGCAACGTATCAGGGAAGCACAAATCCCTCCAACTCAAAAGATTTATTGTCCATACCTCAAGTGTTCAGCCTTGATGTCGTTGAGTGAAGTGATACAGCCAATGCAAGAATCCTGCTCAAAGTACACTGTTGCTGATTCTGCCACATTGAGAAAGTGTGTTAAATGCAGAGGCTCGTTCTGCATCAGCTGTAGAGTTCCATGGCATGACAGGATGACTTGCCAAGACTATAAGATGATGCACCCCCATGCTCATTCAGGAGATGCCAAGTTAGAGAACCTTGCAGAGCGCCGGCTATGGCGCAAGTGTGTGAAATGTCAGCACATGATTGAACTCGCAGAGGGTTGCTACCATATGACTTGTGT GTGCGGCTATGAATTCTGTTACACCTGTGGGAAAGAATGGAAGGACAAGAAACCGACCTGCTCCTGCCCGCTGTGGGATGAACGCAACATAATCCGTAATGATATTAGGGCCAATGTTGTCCGTGAAAACATTCAGGAAGATGAAGATGAGTACGATGATGACGAGGACGATTACTATGTTCAAGAAGGTGTTCACTATAACCAGGGGTTTCGGTGA
- the LOC123120546 gene encoding glucan endo-1,3-beta-glucosidase 4 isoform X1: protein MDRFSSFFQLRFDQEFVRSSWIITDQMLGRNNMSPNRLEVVLMLLMLMVYNASGAFVGINIGTNVSDLPSASDIVSILKAKKIQHVRLVDSNHEMLVALANTGIEVMVGVPNNELLRVGQSRPTAADWINKNVAAYIPATNITYIAVGDEILTTVPNAALVLVPALQFLQSALLAANLNTQVKLSSPHSMDMISKAFPPSTATFNSTWSSIMLQYLGFLKKTGSSFMLNAQPYYGYVKGQGVFPLEYALFRSLNPNSQIADPNTNLFYTNMFDAMVDATYNSMKAMNFTDIPVMVTASGWPWHGARKEPAADVDNALAYNTNLIRHVLNNSGTPSQRNNQVSTYLFELFSEDLRSGSVSGESWGIMFSNASAVYSLTFEDVATASTDSPALHGMFCVANSSAPHSALKQSLDWACGPGSANCSAIQPGQPCYKPDDIVAVASYAFNDYYHRTQASGGTCNFNSTATISSTDPSHGSCKFAGSTGANGSGMASGPVSQDSSASQSQSFWLTWLIAMLLPVLLLM from the exons ATGGATCGATTCAGTTCCTTTTTCCAGCTAAG GTTTGATCAGGAGTTTGTAAGAAGCTCCTGGATTATAACTGATCAGATGCTTGGGCGCAACAATATGTCGCCCAACAGACTAGAGGTCGTGCTGATGCTGTTGATGCTCATGGTTTACAATGCTTCAG GAGCATTTGTTGGTATCAACATTGGCACTAACGTGTCAGACCTGCCATCAGCATCAGACATAGTCTCCATCCTTAAAGCCAAGAAGATTCAACATGTTCGCTTGGTTGATTCAAACCATGAGATGCTAGTCGCCCTTGCGAATACTGGAATTGAAGTGATGGTTGGTGTGCCAAATAATGAGCTGCTCCGTGTGGGGCAATCTCGTCCGACAGCTGCTGATTGGATTAACAAGAATGTTGCTGCCTACATTCCAGCAACAAACATCACGTATATTGCCGTGGGTGATGAGATTCTTACTACTGTCCCAAATGCAGCTCTTGTTCTAGTACCTGCATTGCAATTCCTCCAATCAGCACTGTTGGCTGCAAACCTCAATACCCAGGTGAAACTATCAAGTCCTCATTCAATGGATATGATCTCTAAGGCATTTCCTCCCTCTACTGCCACTTTCAACTCGACATGGAGCTCAATAATGTTACAGTATCTTGGATTTCTGAAGAAGACAGGATCTTCCTTCATGCTGAATGCCCAACCGTACTATGGCTATGTGAAAGGGCAAGGTGTATTCCCTTTAGAGTATGCCCTGTTTCGATCACTCAATCCCAACAGTCAGATTGCAGATCCGAACACCAATTTGTTCTATACCAATATGTTTGATGCTATGGTTGATGCCACATACAACTCAATGAAAGCAATGAATTTCACCGATATTCCTGTTATGGTCACAGCTTCTGGTTGGCCATGGCATGGTGCACGCAAAGAACCGGCTGCGGATGTTGATAATGCTCTGGCCTACAATACAAATCTCATACGCCATGTACTAAATAACTCTGGTACCCCTAGCCAGCGAAATAATCAAGTAAGCACATACCTGTTTGAGTTGTTCAGTGAGGATCTTCGGTCAGGATCTGTTTCGGGGGAAAGTTGGGGGATTATGTTTAGCAATGCTAGTGCAGTGTACTCCCTGACATTTGAAGATGTAGCTACAGCTAGTACTGATTCACCGGCTTTGCACGGGATGTTTTGTGTGGCAAATTCAAGTGCACCCCATAGTGCATTGAAGCAAAGTTTGGATTGGGCATGTGGCCCTGGTTCCGCAAACTGCAGCGCAATTCAACCTGGGCAGCCGTGCTACAAACCAGATGACATTGTAGCTGTTGCTTCGTATGCTTTCAATGATTATTATCATAGAACGCAAGCAAGTGGAGGAACATGCAACTTTAATAGCACAGCAACGATATCATCTACAGATCCAA